Proteins encoded together in one Maledivibacter sp. window:
- a CDS encoding tyrosine-type recombinase/integrase codes for MIFTDNEISLANCNNIKYNSEKCLESYMYHISLEKKLTKGTISSYKREIERFFEFLQNNHKSKNIKDVSQDESVIKEYIYTLVRTGNIEKTINRKISTLRMFFNYLVSSKEYYDIKFSPMINIRNQKEEKKLPIYLTLEECEKFLYGIKFFSTYATRDYAIFQVFLSTGARLSEICNLELNQINIKNGIVKLYGKGRKERQVVLTDSALEALKAYIYSGDNKDLPKKGRVPKVNTDVIFLNKYGTPFTEKGIYMLFINITKRIGIYKKGLSPHKLRHTFATLLKSSGADIVEIQKLLGHSSLSSTQIYTHIMDEDVLNKVKTIHPLNRKGIDDDLINRINGRKRGYFYETR; via the coding sequence TTGATATTTACAGATAATGAGATTTCGTTGGCTAATTGTAATAATATAAAATATAATTCTGAAAAATGCTTAGAAAGTTATATGTACCATATATCTTTAGAGAAGAAACTTACGAAAGGAACAATTTCTTCTTATAAAAGAGAAATCGAAAGATTTTTTGAGTTTTTACAAAATAATCATAAAAGCAAAAATATTAAAGATGTGTCACAAGACGAGAGTGTTATAAAAGAATATATATATACTTTAGTTAGAACAGGAAATATTGAAAAAACAATTAATAGAAAAATAAGTACTTTAAGGATGTTTTTTAATTACTTGGTATCATCAAAGGAGTATTATGATATTAAATTTAGCCCTATGATAAATATTAGAAATCAGAAAGAGGAGAAAAAGCTTCCCATATACTTGACCTTGGAAGAATGTGAAAAATTCTTATATGGAATTAAATTTTTTAGCACATATGCAACAAGAGATTATGCCATATTTCAAGTTTTTCTTAGCACCGGAGCAAGACTTTCAGAAATATGTAATCTAGAGCTGAACCAAATAAATATCAAAAATGGAATAGTTAAGTTGTATGGCAAGGGAAGAAAAGAGAGACAAGTTGTTTTAACAGATAGTGCATTAGAAGCATTAAAAGCTTATATATATAGTGGTGATAATAAAGATTTACCTAAAAAAGGTAGAGTCCCTAAGGTAAATACAGATGTAATATTTCTTAATAAATATGGAACTCCTTTTACAGAAAAAGGTATATATATGTTATTTATAAATATAACAAAAAGAATCGGTATTTATAAAAAGGGATTAAGTCCCCATAAGCTCCGCCATACTTTTGCAACATTATTAAAAAGTAGTGGTGCTGATATTGTAGAAATTCAAAAACTTTTGGGACATTCATCTTTAAGCTCTACACAAATTTACACACACATCATGGATGAAGATGTATTGAATAAAGTAAAGACTATTCATCCACTAAATAGAAAAGGAATAGATGATGATTTAATAAACAGGATAAATGGAAGGAAAAGGGGGTATTTTTATGAAACAAGGTAG